One genomic window of Choloepus didactylus isolate mChoDid1 chromosome 27, mChoDid1.pri, whole genome shotgun sequence includes the following:
- the TSKS gene encoding testis-specific serine kinase substrate isoform X2, translated as MASVVVKTIWQSKEIHEAGDPPTGVESHSQLLPEAPGGVLSPAKGITKKKKAVSFHGVEPRMSHEPMHWCLNLKRSSACTNVSLLNLAAMEPADSSRTDLTTEDSGSPPALPAPPASPPPPWAPDDPDITEILSGVNSGLVRAKDSITSLKEKTTRVNQHVQTLQSECSVLSENLERRRQEAEELEGYCSQLKENCRKVTRSVEDTEIKTNVLKQNSALLEEKLRYLQQQLQDETPRRQEAELQKLEQKLEAGLSRHGLGPAALPQGCSGPPGSPDEPPRPRGLAPGGWGMGPRAGECPMVSEQELQKVSTGLEELRREVSSLTARWHQEEGAVQEALRLLGGLGGRLDGFLGQWERAQREQAQTARGLQELRGRVDELCTMVERSAVSVASLRNELEGLGPVKPILEELGRQFQGSRRGSDLSMHLDRSPQGSCARCASQGQQLSTESLQQLLERALIPLVDEVKQRGLAPACPSCQRLHKKILELERQALAKHVRAEALSSTLRLAQDEALRAKNLLLTDKMKPEEKVAALDYLHLKMCSLHDQLSNLPLEGSMGTMGGGSSGGTPPKRGGPAPEQ; from the exons GGGTGCTCAGCCCGGCCAAAGGGATCACGAAGAAAAAGAAGGCCGTGTCGTTCCATGG GGTGGAGCCCCGGATGTCCCATGAGCCGATGCACTGGTGCCTGAACCTCAAACGCTCCTCGGCCTGCACCAACGTGTCCCTGCTCAACCTGGCGGCCATGGAGCCCGCTGACTCCTCGAGGACAGACTTGACCACAGAAGACAGTGGCAGCCCCCCTGCGCTGCCTGCGCCCCCCGCCTCCCCGCCGCCACCCTGGGCCCCAGATGACCCAGACATCACGGAAATCCTG AGCGGGGTCAACAGCGGCTTGGTTCGTGCCAAAGACTCCATCACCAGCTTGAAGGAAAAGACCACGCGGGTTAACCAGCACGTGCAGACACTGCAG AGCGAGTGCTCAGTGCTGAGCGAGAATCTAGAGAGACGGCGGCAGGAGGCGGAGGAACTGGAGGGTTACTGCAGTCAGCTCAAG GAGAACTGCCGGAAGGTGACCCGGTCAGTGGAAGATACTGAAATCAAAACCAACGTCCTGAAGCAGAATTCTGCCCTGCTGGAG GAGAAGCTGCGCTACCTCCAGCAGCAACTGCAGGATGAGACGCCGCGCAGGCAGGAGGCCGAGCTGCAGAAGTTGGAGCAGAAGCTGGAGGCCGGCCTCTCCCGGCACGGCCTGGGCCCCGCCGCTCTGCCCCAGGGCTGCTCAGGGCCTCCCGGGAGCCCCGACGAGCCCCCGCGACCCCGCGGCCTGGCCCCCGGCGGCTGGGGAATGGGGCCCCGGGCAGGGGAGTGCCCCATGGTGAGCGAGCAGGAGTTGCAGAAGGTCTCCACCGGCCTCGAGGAGCTGAG GAGGGAGGTGTCCTCGCTGACCGCCCGGTGGCACCAGGAGGAGGGGGCGGTGCAGGAGGCCCTGCGGCTGCTCGGGGGCCTGGGCGGGAGGCTGGACGGCTTCCTGGGCCAGTGGGAGCGGGCGCAGCGCGAGCAGGCGCAGACGGCCCGGGGGCTGCAGGAGCTGCGGGGCCGGGTGGACGAGCTGTGCACCAT GGTGGAGCGGTCAGCAGTGTCTGTGGCTTCTCTGAGGAACGAACTGGAGGGGCTGGGCCCGGTGAAACCGATTCTGGAGGAGCTGGGGCGGCAATTCCAGGGCTCTCGAAGAGGGTCTGACCTGTCCATGCACCTGGATCGGTCCCCCCAAGGCTCCTGTGCCCGCTGTGCCAG CCAGGGGCAGCAGCTGTCCACGGAGTCCCTGCAGCAGCTGCTGGAGCGAGCTCTGATCCCATTAGTGGACGAGGTGAAGCAGAGGGGCCTGGCCCCCGCCTGCCCCAGCTGCCAGAGGCTACACAAGAAGATTCTG GAGCTGGAGCGCCAGGCCTTGGCCAAACACGTCAGGGCAGAGGCCCTGAGCTCCACACTTCGGCTGGCCCAAGACGAAGCCCTGCGGGCCAAGAACCTGCTGCTGACGGACAAGATGAAGCCGGA GGAGAAGGTGGCCGCTCTGGACTATCTCCACTTGAAGATGTGCTCCCTCCATGATCAACTCAGCAACCTGCCACTTGAGGGGTCCATGGGGACAATGGGGGGAGGAAGCAGCGGGGGAACCCCTCCAAAACGTGGGGGCCCGGCCCCCGAACAATAA
- the TSKS gene encoding testis-specific serine kinase substrate isoform X3, whose translation MASVVVKTIWQSKEIHEAGDPPTGVESHSQLLPEAPGGVLSPAKGITKKKKAVSFHGVEPRMSHEPMHWCLNLKRSSACTNVSLLNLAAMEPADSSRTDLTTEDSGSPPALPAPPASPPPPWAPDDPDITEILSGVNSGLVRAKDSITSLKEKTTRVNQHVQTLQSECSVLSENLERRRQEAEELEGYCSQLKENCRKVTRSVEDTEIKTNVLKQNSALLEEKLRYLQQQLQDETPRRQEAELQKLEQKLEAGLSRHGLGPAALPQGCSGPPGSPDEPPRPRGLAPGGWGMGPRAGECPMVSEQELQKVSTGLEELRREVSSLTARWHQEEGAVQEALRLLGGLGGRLDGFLGQWERAQREQAQTARGLQELRGRVDELCTMVERSAVSVASLRNELEGLGPVKPILEELGRQFQGSRRGSDLSMHLDRSPQGSCARCASQGQQLSTESLQQLLERALIPLVDEVKQRGLAPACPSCQRLHKKILPSPASPAASTLLSPGAGAPGLGQTRQGRGPELHTSAGPRRSPAGQEPAADGQDEAGGEGGRSGLSPLEDVLPP comes from the exons GGGTGCTCAGCCCGGCCAAAGGGATCACGAAGAAAAAGAAGGCCGTGTCGTTCCATGG GGTGGAGCCCCGGATGTCCCATGAGCCGATGCACTGGTGCCTGAACCTCAAACGCTCCTCGGCCTGCACCAACGTGTCCCTGCTCAACCTGGCGGCCATGGAGCCCGCTGACTCCTCGAGGACAGACTTGACCACAGAAGACAGTGGCAGCCCCCCTGCGCTGCCTGCGCCCCCCGCCTCCCCGCCGCCACCCTGGGCCCCAGATGACCCAGACATCACGGAAATCCTG AGCGGGGTCAACAGCGGCTTGGTTCGTGCCAAAGACTCCATCACCAGCTTGAAGGAAAAGACCACGCGGGTTAACCAGCACGTGCAGACACTGCAG AGCGAGTGCTCAGTGCTGAGCGAGAATCTAGAGAGACGGCGGCAGGAGGCGGAGGAACTGGAGGGTTACTGCAGTCAGCTCAAG GAGAACTGCCGGAAGGTGACCCGGTCAGTGGAAGATACTGAAATCAAAACCAACGTCCTGAAGCAGAATTCTGCCCTGCTGGAG GAGAAGCTGCGCTACCTCCAGCAGCAACTGCAGGATGAGACGCCGCGCAGGCAGGAGGCCGAGCTGCAGAAGTTGGAGCAGAAGCTGGAGGCCGGCCTCTCCCGGCACGGCCTGGGCCCCGCCGCTCTGCCCCAGGGCTGCTCAGGGCCTCCCGGGAGCCCCGACGAGCCCCCGCGACCCCGCGGCCTGGCCCCCGGCGGCTGGGGAATGGGGCCCCGGGCAGGGGAGTGCCCCATGGTGAGCGAGCAGGAGTTGCAGAAGGTCTCCACCGGCCTCGAGGAGCTGAG GAGGGAGGTGTCCTCGCTGACCGCCCGGTGGCACCAGGAGGAGGGGGCGGTGCAGGAGGCCCTGCGGCTGCTCGGGGGCCTGGGCGGGAGGCTGGACGGCTTCCTGGGCCAGTGGGAGCGGGCGCAGCGCGAGCAGGCGCAGACGGCCCGGGGGCTGCAGGAGCTGCGGGGCCGGGTGGACGAGCTGTGCACCAT GGTGGAGCGGTCAGCAGTGTCTGTGGCTTCTCTGAGGAACGAACTGGAGGGGCTGGGCCCGGTGAAACCGATTCTGGAGGAGCTGGGGCGGCAATTCCAGGGCTCTCGAAGAGGGTCTGACCTGTCCATGCACCTGGATCGGTCCCCCCAAGGCTCCTGTGCCCGCTGTGCCAG CCAGGGGCAGCAGCTGTCCACGGAGTCCCTGCAGCAGCTGCTGGAGCGAGCTCTGATCCCATTAGTGGACGAGGTGAAGCAGAGGGGCCTGGCCCCCGCCTGCCCCAGCTGCCAGAGGCTACACAAGAAGATTCTG cccagtcCTGCAAGCCCAGCCGCGTCTACACTCCTCTCCCCAGGAGCTGGAGCGCCAGGCCTTGGCCAAACACGTCAGGGCAGAGGCCCTGAGCTCCACACTTCGGCTGGCCCAAGACGAAGCCCTGCGGGCCAAGAACCTGCTGCTGACGGACAAGATGAAGCCGGA GGAGAAGGTGGCCGCTCTGGACTATCTCCACTTGAAGATGTGCTCCCTCCATGA
- the TSKS gene encoding testis-specific serine kinase substrate isoform X5 gives MASVVVKTIWQSKEIHEAGDPPTGVESHSQLLPEAPGGVLSPAKGITKKKKAVSFHGVEPRMSHEPMHWCLNLKRSSACTNVSLLNLAAMEPADSSRTDLTTEDSGSPPALPAPPASPPPPWAPDDPDITEILSGVNSGLVRAKDSITSLKEKTTRVNQHVQTLQSECSVLSENLERRRQEAEELEGYCSQLKENCRKVTRSVEDTEIKTNVLKQNSALLEEKLRYLQQQLQDETPRRQEAELQKLEQKLEAGLSRHGLGPAALPQGCSGPPGSPDEPPRPRGLAPGGWGMGPRAGECPMVSEQELQKVSTGLEELRVERSAVSVASLRNELEGLGPVKPILEELGRQFQGSRRGSDLSMHLDRSPQGSCARCASQGQQLSTESLQQLLERALIPLVDEVKQRGLAPACPSCQRLHKKILPSPASPAASTLLSPGAGAPGLGQTRQGRGPELHTSAGPRRSPAGQEPAADGQDEAGVRKEAEGMGGGEKVAALDYLHLKMCSLHDQLSNLPLEGSMGTMGGGSSGGTPPKRGGPAPEQ, from the exons GGGTGCTCAGCCCGGCCAAAGGGATCACGAAGAAAAAGAAGGCCGTGTCGTTCCATGG GGTGGAGCCCCGGATGTCCCATGAGCCGATGCACTGGTGCCTGAACCTCAAACGCTCCTCGGCCTGCACCAACGTGTCCCTGCTCAACCTGGCGGCCATGGAGCCCGCTGACTCCTCGAGGACAGACTTGACCACAGAAGACAGTGGCAGCCCCCCTGCGCTGCCTGCGCCCCCCGCCTCCCCGCCGCCACCCTGGGCCCCAGATGACCCAGACATCACGGAAATCCTG AGCGGGGTCAACAGCGGCTTGGTTCGTGCCAAAGACTCCATCACCAGCTTGAAGGAAAAGACCACGCGGGTTAACCAGCACGTGCAGACACTGCAG AGCGAGTGCTCAGTGCTGAGCGAGAATCTAGAGAGACGGCGGCAGGAGGCGGAGGAACTGGAGGGTTACTGCAGTCAGCTCAAG GAGAACTGCCGGAAGGTGACCCGGTCAGTGGAAGATACTGAAATCAAAACCAACGTCCTGAAGCAGAATTCTGCCCTGCTGGAG GAGAAGCTGCGCTACCTCCAGCAGCAACTGCAGGATGAGACGCCGCGCAGGCAGGAGGCCGAGCTGCAGAAGTTGGAGCAGAAGCTGGAGGCCGGCCTCTCCCGGCACGGCCTGGGCCCCGCCGCTCTGCCCCAGGGCTGCTCAGGGCCTCCCGGGAGCCCCGACGAGCCCCCGCGACCCCGCGGCCTGGCCCCCGGCGGCTGGGGAATGGGGCCCCGGGCAGGGGAGTGCCCCATGGTGAGCGAGCAGGAGTTGCAGAAGGTCTCCACCGGCCTCGAGGAGCTGAG GGTGGAGCGGTCAGCAGTGTCTGTGGCTTCTCTGAGGAACGAACTGGAGGGGCTGGGCCCGGTGAAACCGATTCTGGAGGAGCTGGGGCGGCAATTCCAGGGCTCTCGAAGAGGGTCTGACCTGTCCATGCACCTGGATCGGTCCCCCCAAGGCTCCTGTGCCCGCTGTGCCAG CCAGGGGCAGCAGCTGTCCACGGAGTCCCTGCAGCAGCTGCTGGAGCGAGCTCTGATCCCATTAGTGGACGAGGTGAAGCAGAGGGGCCTGGCCCCCGCCTGCCCCAGCTGCCAGAGGCTACACAAGAAGATTCTG cccagtcCTGCAAGCCCAGCCGCGTCTACACTCCTCTCCCCAGGAGCTGGAGCGCCAGGCCTTGGCCAAACACGTCAGGGCAGAGGCCCTGAGCTCCACACTTCGGCTGGCCCAAGACGAAGCCCTGCGGGCCAAGAACCTGCTGCTGACGGACAAGATGAAGCCGGAGTGAGGAAGGAGGCTGAGGGCATGGGAGGAGG GGAGAAGGTGGCCGCTCTGGACTATCTCCACTTGAAGATGTGCTCCCTCCATGATCAACTCAGCAACCTGCCACTTGAGGGGTCCATGGGGACAATGGGGGGAGGAAGCAGCGGGGGAACCCCTCCAAAACGTGGGGGCCCGGCCCCCGAACAATAA
- the TSKS gene encoding testis-specific serine kinase substrate isoform X1, with translation MASVVVKTIWQSKEIHEAGDPPTGVESHSQLLPEAPGGVLSPAKGITKKKKAVSFHGVEPRMSHEPMHWCLNLKRSSACTNVSLLNLAAMEPADSSRTDLTTEDSGSPPALPAPPASPPPPWAPDDPDITEILSGVNSGLVRAKDSITSLKEKTTRVNQHVQTLQSECSVLSENLERRRQEAEELEGYCSQLKENCRKVTRSVEDTEIKTNVLKQNSALLEEKLRYLQQQLQDETPRRQEAELQKLEQKLEAGLSRHGLGPAALPQGCSGPPGSPDEPPRPRGLAPGGWGMGPRAGECPMVSEQELQKVSTGLEELRREVSSLTARWHQEEGAVQEALRLLGGLGGRLDGFLGQWERAQREQAQTARGLQELRGRVDELCTMVERSAVSVASLRNELEGLGPVKPILEELGRQFQGSRRGSDLSMHLDRSPQGSCARCASQGQQLSTESLQQLLERALIPLVDEVKQRGLAPACPSCQRLHKKILPSPASPAASTLLSPGAGAPGLGQTRQGRGPELHTSAGPRRSPAGQEPAADGQDEAGVRKEAEGMGGGEKVAALDYLHLKMCSLHDQLSNLPLEGSMGTMGGGSSGGTPPKRGGPAPEQ, from the exons GGGTGCTCAGCCCGGCCAAAGGGATCACGAAGAAAAAGAAGGCCGTGTCGTTCCATGG GGTGGAGCCCCGGATGTCCCATGAGCCGATGCACTGGTGCCTGAACCTCAAACGCTCCTCGGCCTGCACCAACGTGTCCCTGCTCAACCTGGCGGCCATGGAGCCCGCTGACTCCTCGAGGACAGACTTGACCACAGAAGACAGTGGCAGCCCCCCTGCGCTGCCTGCGCCCCCCGCCTCCCCGCCGCCACCCTGGGCCCCAGATGACCCAGACATCACGGAAATCCTG AGCGGGGTCAACAGCGGCTTGGTTCGTGCCAAAGACTCCATCACCAGCTTGAAGGAAAAGACCACGCGGGTTAACCAGCACGTGCAGACACTGCAG AGCGAGTGCTCAGTGCTGAGCGAGAATCTAGAGAGACGGCGGCAGGAGGCGGAGGAACTGGAGGGTTACTGCAGTCAGCTCAAG GAGAACTGCCGGAAGGTGACCCGGTCAGTGGAAGATACTGAAATCAAAACCAACGTCCTGAAGCAGAATTCTGCCCTGCTGGAG GAGAAGCTGCGCTACCTCCAGCAGCAACTGCAGGATGAGACGCCGCGCAGGCAGGAGGCCGAGCTGCAGAAGTTGGAGCAGAAGCTGGAGGCCGGCCTCTCCCGGCACGGCCTGGGCCCCGCCGCTCTGCCCCAGGGCTGCTCAGGGCCTCCCGGGAGCCCCGACGAGCCCCCGCGACCCCGCGGCCTGGCCCCCGGCGGCTGGGGAATGGGGCCCCGGGCAGGGGAGTGCCCCATGGTGAGCGAGCAGGAGTTGCAGAAGGTCTCCACCGGCCTCGAGGAGCTGAG GAGGGAGGTGTCCTCGCTGACCGCCCGGTGGCACCAGGAGGAGGGGGCGGTGCAGGAGGCCCTGCGGCTGCTCGGGGGCCTGGGCGGGAGGCTGGACGGCTTCCTGGGCCAGTGGGAGCGGGCGCAGCGCGAGCAGGCGCAGACGGCCCGGGGGCTGCAGGAGCTGCGGGGCCGGGTGGACGAGCTGTGCACCAT GGTGGAGCGGTCAGCAGTGTCTGTGGCTTCTCTGAGGAACGAACTGGAGGGGCTGGGCCCGGTGAAACCGATTCTGGAGGAGCTGGGGCGGCAATTCCAGGGCTCTCGAAGAGGGTCTGACCTGTCCATGCACCTGGATCGGTCCCCCCAAGGCTCCTGTGCCCGCTGTGCCAG CCAGGGGCAGCAGCTGTCCACGGAGTCCCTGCAGCAGCTGCTGGAGCGAGCTCTGATCCCATTAGTGGACGAGGTGAAGCAGAGGGGCCTGGCCCCCGCCTGCCCCAGCTGCCAGAGGCTACACAAGAAGATTCTG cccagtcCTGCAAGCCCAGCCGCGTCTACACTCCTCTCCCCAGGAGCTGGAGCGCCAGGCCTTGGCCAAACACGTCAGGGCAGAGGCCCTGAGCTCCACACTTCGGCTGGCCCAAGACGAAGCCCTGCGGGCCAAGAACCTGCTGCTGACGGACAAGATGAAGCCGGAGTGAGGAAGGAGGCTGAGGGCATGGGAGGAGG GGAGAAGGTGGCCGCTCTGGACTATCTCCACTTGAAGATGTGCTCCCTCCATGATCAACTCAGCAACCTGCCACTTGAGGGGTCCATGGGGACAATGGGGGGAGGAAGCAGCGGGGGAACCCCTCCAAAACGTGGGGGCCCGGCCCCCGAACAATAA
- the TSKS gene encoding testis-specific serine kinase substrate isoform X6, which yields MASVVVKTIWQSKEIHEAGDPPTGVESHSQLLPEAPGGVLSPAKGITKKKKAVSFHGVEPRMSHEPMHWCLNLKRSSACTNVSLLNLAAMEPADSSRTDLTTEDSGSPPALPAPPASPPPPWAPDDPDITEILSGVNSGLVRAKDSITSLKEKTTRVNQHVQTLQSECSVLSENLERRRQEAEELEGYCSQLKENCRKVTRSVEDTEIKTNVLKQNSALLEEKLRYLQQQLQDETPRRQEAELQKLEQKLEAGLSRHGLGPAALPQGCSGPPGSPDEPPRPRGLAPGGWGMGPRAGECPMVSEQELQKVSTGLEELRREVSSLTARWHQEEGAVQEALRLLGGLGGRLDGFLGQWERAQREQAQTARGLQELRGRVDELCTMVERSAVSVASLRNELEGLGPVKPILEELGRQFQGSRRGSDLSMHLDRSPQGSCARCASQGQQLSTESLQQLLERALIPLVDEVKQRGLAPACPSCQRLHKKILELERQALAKHVRAEALSSTLRLAQDEALRAKNLLLTDKMKPE from the exons GGGTGCTCAGCCCGGCCAAAGGGATCACGAAGAAAAAGAAGGCCGTGTCGTTCCATGG GGTGGAGCCCCGGATGTCCCATGAGCCGATGCACTGGTGCCTGAACCTCAAACGCTCCTCGGCCTGCACCAACGTGTCCCTGCTCAACCTGGCGGCCATGGAGCCCGCTGACTCCTCGAGGACAGACTTGACCACAGAAGACAGTGGCAGCCCCCCTGCGCTGCCTGCGCCCCCCGCCTCCCCGCCGCCACCCTGGGCCCCAGATGACCCAGACATCACGGAAATCCTG AGCGGGGTCAACAGCGGCTTGGTTCGTGCCAAAGACTCCATCACCAGCTTGAAGGAAAAGACCACGCGGGTTAACCAGCACGTGCAGACACTGCAG AGCGAGTGCTCAGTGCTGAGCGAGAATCTAGAGAGACGGCGGCAGGAGGCGGAGGAACTGGAGGGTTACTGCAGTCAGCTCAAG GAGAACTGCCGGAAGGTGACCCGGTCAGTGGAAGATACTGAAATCAAAACCAACGTCCTGAAGCAGAATTCTGCCCTGCTGGAG GAGAAGCTGCGCTACCTCCAGCAGCAACTGCAGGATGAGACGCCGCGCAGGCAGGAGGCCGAGCTGCAGAAGTTGGAGCAGAAGCTGGAGGCCGGCCTCTCCCGGCACGGCCTGGGCCCCGCCGCTCTGCCCCAGGGCTGCTCAGGGCCTCCCGGGAGCCCCGACGAGCCCCCGCGACCCCGCGGCCTGGCCCCCGGCGGCTGGGGAATGGGGCCCCGGGCAGGGGAGTGCCCCATGGTGAGCGAGCAGGAGTTGCAGAAGGTCTCCACCGGCCTCGAGGAGCTGAG GAGGGAGGTGTCCTCGCTGACCGCCCGGTGGCACCAGGAGGAGGGGGCGGTGCAGGAGGCCCTGCGGCTGCTCGGGGGCCTGGGCGGGAGGCTGGACGGCTTCCTGGGCCAGTGGGAGCGGGCGCAGCGCGAGCAGGCGCAGACGGCCCGGGGGCTGCAGGAGCTGCGGGGCCGGGTGGACGAGCTGTGCACCAT GGTGGAGCGGTCAGCAGTGTCTGTGGCTTCTCTGAGGAACGAACTGGAGGGGCTGGGCCCGGTGAAACCGATTCTGGAGGAGCTGGGGCGGCAATTCCAGGGCTCTCGAAGAGGGTCTGACCTGTCCATGCACCTGGATCGGTCCCCCCAAGGCTCCTGTGCCCGCTGTGCCAG CCAGGGGCAGCAGCTGTCCACGGAGTCCCTGCAGCAGCTGCTGGAGCGAGCTCTGATCCCATTAGTGGACGAGGTGAAGCAGAGGGGCCTGGCCCCCGCCTGCCCCAGCTGCCAGAGGCTACACAAGAAGATTCTG GAGCTGGAGCGCCAGGCCTTGGCCAAACACGTCAGGGCAGAGGCCCTGAGCTCCACACTTCGGCTGGCCCAAGACGAAGCCCTGCGGGCCAAGAACCTGCTGCTGACGGACAAGATGAAGCCGGAGTGA
- the TSKS gene encoding testis-specific serine kinase substrate isoform X4 codes for MSHEPMHWCLNLKRSSACTNVSLLNLAAMEPADSSRTDLTTEDSGSPPALPAPPASPPPPWAPDDPDITEILSGVNSGLVRAKDSITSLKEKTTRVNQHVQTLQSECSVLSENLERRRQEAEELEGYCSQLKENCRKVTRSVEDTEIKTNVLKQNSALLEEKLRYLQQQLQDETPRRQEAELQKLEQKLEAGLSRHGLGPAALPQGCSGPPGSPDEPPRPRGLAPGGWGMGPRAGECPMVSEQELQKVSTGLEELRREVSSLTARWHQEEGAVQEALRLLGGLGGRLDGFLGQWERAQREQAQTARGLQELRGRVDELCTMVERSAVSVASLRNELEGLGPVKPILEELGRQFQGSRRGSDLSMHLDRSPQGSCARCASQGQQLSTESLQQLLERALIPLVDEVKQRGLAPACPSCQRLHKKILPSPASPAASTLLSPGAGAPGLGQTRQGRGPELHTSAGPRRSPAGQEPAADGQDEAGVRKEAEGMGGGEKVAALDYLHLKMCSLHDQLSNLPLEGSMGTMGGGSSGGTPPKRGGPAPEQ; via the exons ATGTCCCATGAGCCGATGCACTGGTGCCTGAACCTCAAACGCTCCTCGGCCTGCACCAACGTGTCCCTGCTCAACCTGGCGGCCATGGAGCCCGCTGACTCCTCGAGGACAGACTTGACCACAGAAGACAGTGGCAGCCCCCCTGCGCTGCCTGCGCCCCCCGCCTCCCCGCCGCCACCCTGGGCCCCAGATGACCCAGACATCACGGAAATCCTG AGCGGGGTCAACAGCGGCTTGGTTCGTGCCAAAGACTCCATCACCAGCTTGAAGGAAAAGACCACGCGGGTTAACCAGCACGTGCAGACACTGCAG AGCGAGTGCTCAGTGCTGAGCGAGAATCTAGAGAGACGGCGGCAGGAGGCGGAGGAACTGGAGGGTTACTGCAGTCAGCTCAAG GAGAACTGCCGGAAGGTGACCCGGTCAGTGGAAGATACTGAAATCAAAACCAACGTCCTGAAGCAGAATTCTGCCCTGCTGGAG GAGAAGCTGCGCTACCTCCAGCAGCAACTGCAGGATGAGACGCCGCGCAGGCAGGAGGCCGAGCTGCAGAAGTTGGAGCAGAAGCTGGAGGCCGGCCTCTCCCGGCACGGCCTGGGCCCCGCCGCTCTGCCCCAGGGCTGCTCAGGGCCTCCCGGGAGCCCCGACGAGCCCCCGCGACCCCGCGGCCTGGCCCCCGGCGGCTGGGGAATGGGGCCCCGGGCAGGGGAGTGCCCCATGGTGAGCGAGCAGGAGTTGCAGAAGGTCTCCACCGGCCTCGAGGAGCTGAG GAGGGAGGTGTCCTCGCTGACCGCCCGGTGGCACCAGGAGGAGGGGGCGGTGCAGGAGGCCCTGCGGCTGCTCGGGGGCCTGGGCGGGAGGCTGGACGGCTTCCTGGGCCAGTGGGAGCGGGCGCAGCGCGAGCAGGCGCAGACGGCCCGGGGGCTGCAGGAGCTGCGGGGCCGGGTGGACGAGCTGTGCACCAT GGTGGAGCGGTCAGCAGTGTCTGTGGCTTCTCTGAGGAACGAACTGGAGGGGCTGGGCCCGGTGAAACCGATTCTGGAGGAGCTGGGGCGGCAATTCCAGGGCTCTCGAAGAGGGTCTGACCTGTCCATGCACCTGGATCGGTCCCCCCAAGGCTCCTGTGCCCGCTGTGCCAG CCAGGGGCAGCAGCTGTCCACGGAGTCCCTGCAGCAGCTGCTGGAGCGAGCTCTGATCCCATTAGTGGACGAGGTGAAGCAGAGGGGCCTGGCCCCCGCCTGCCCCAGCTGCCAGAGGCTACACAAGAAGATTCTG cccagtcCTGCAAGCCCAGCCGCGTCTACACTCCTCTCCCCAGGAGCTGGAGCGCCAGGCCTTGGCCAAACACGTCAGGGCAGAGGCCCTGAGCTCCACACTTCGGCTGGCCCAAGACGAAGCCCTGCGGGCCAAGAACCTGCTGCTGACGGACAAGATGAAGCCGGAGTGAGGAAGGAGGCTGAGGGCATGGGAGGAGG GGAGAAGGTGGCCGCTCTGGACTATCTCCACTTGAAGATGTGCTCCCTCCATGATCAACTCAGCAACCTGCCACTTGAGGGGTCCATGGGGACAATGGGGGGAGGAAGCAGCGGGGGAACCCCTCCAAAACGTGGGGGCCCGGCCCCCGAACAATAA